The proteins below come from a single Juglans regia cultivar Chandler chromosome 12, Walnut 2.0, whole genome shotgun sequence genomic window:
- the LOC108994781 gene encoding calmodulin-binding transcription activator 6 isoform X2: protein MMDGKLVGAEIHGFHTLHDLDVQNTIEEARIRWLRPNEIHAILCNYKYFSINAKPLNLPPSGTILLFDRKVLRNFRKDGHNWKKKKDGKTVKEAHEHLKVGNEERIHVYYAHGQDNPTFVRRCYWLLDKSLEHIVLVHYRETQELQGSPATPVNSNSSGVSEPSAPWLSSEEHETGSNHGYNAGKKEILGGPGDNLTVQNHELTIHEINTLEWDELLLTNDSNISTAPTGDKFSSFDQSNQIAVNGSLHDGAKFSAEVSSFSNLTELVARNDNIHLSLRDNIHIQTLESQVNTNGDSITMGSTNSSDILVHDGLQGQDSFGRWMNHILADSPGSSENTVLESSISPGHESFVSSVMDHQKSSAPEQIFTITDISPAWAFSTERTKILVTGFFHEECQHLWKSSLFCVCGDACVPAEAVQGGVYRCLVLPHSPGLVNLFMSFDGHKPISQVLNFEYRTSLLSDPVVSSEENYKWEEFQVQLRLASLLFSTSKSLNIMSNKVSPKSLKEAKKFANKSSIILNGWADFSKSIEDNKPLFPQAKDGLFELTLKNKVREWLLERVVEGSKTKEYDAQGQGVIHLCAILEYTWAVYLFACSGLSLDFRDKCGWTALHWAAYHGREKMVAALLSAGAKPNLVTDPTPGNPGGCTSADLASSKGYDGLAAYLSEKALVEQFNEMSIAGNASGSLDTSSTDNLNTENLSEDQLYLKDTLAAYQTTAEAAARIQAAFRERSLKRRTQEIQFSISEAEAHSIVAAMKIQHAFRKYESRKRIAAAARIQHRFRTWKIRKEFLNLRRQAIKIQAVFRGYQMRKQYHKILWSVGVLEKAVLRWRLKRKGFRGLNVDPIEADPSLKQEGDAEEDFYRTSRKQAEDRVERSVIRVQSMFRSKKAQEEYRRMKMSHNQARLEYEGLLHPDIYMT from the exons ATGATGGACGGGAAGCTTGTGGGCGCCGAGATTCATGGCTTCCATACATTGCATG ATTTAGATGTTCAGAATACTATAGAAGAGGCCAGAATAAGGTGGCTCCGTCCAAATGAAATTCATGCAATCCTCTGTAATTACAAGTATTTCAGCATCAATGCCAAGCCGCTGAATTTGCCCCCAA GTGGCACTATTCTATTGTTTGACCGTAAGGTGCTTAGGAACTTCCGGAAGGATGGTCATaattggaagaagaaaaaggacgGGAAAACTGTCAAAGAAGCCCATGAACACTTAAAA GTTGGTAATGAAGAAAGGATCCATGTATACTATGCGCATGGGCAAGATAACCCAACCTTTGTTCGCAGGTGTTACTGGCTTCTTGACAA GAGCCTAGAACACATAGTCCTTGTTCATTACCGTGAAACTCAGGAA TTGCAAGGATCTCCAGCAACACCTGTCAATTCAAATTCTAGTGGTGTCTCTGAGCCATCTGCACCTTGGCTTTCATCAGAGGAGCATGAGACTGGTTCTAATCATGGATATAATGCTGGCAAGAAAGAAATTTTAGGTG GGCCTGGTGACAATTTGACTGTCCAGAATCATGAACTGACGATTCATGAGATTAATACTCTCGAGTGGGATGAGCTCCTACTGACAAATGATTCTAACATCTCAACTGCACCTACAGGAG ATAAATTTTCAAGCTTTGATCAATCAAATCAAATTGCAGTAAATGGCTCTTTACATGAT GGAGCAAAGTTTTCAGCTGAAGTTTCTTCTTTCAGTAATTTGACAGAACTGGTTGCTAGGAATGATAACATTCACTTGAGTTTACGGGACAACATTCATATCCAGACACTGGAGAGTCAAGTGAACACAAACGGGGATTCTATTACCATGGGAAGCACTAATTCCTCAGACATTTTGGTCCATGATGGATTGCAAGGACAGGACAGTTTTGGAAGGTGGATGAACCACATCCTGGCTGACTCGCCAGGTTCATCAGAGAACACGGTGCTAGAATCCTCCATTTCTCCAGGTCATGAATCATTTGTCTCTTCTGTGATGGATCATCAGAAATCTTCAGCTCCAGAGCAAATATTTACCATAACAGACATCTCACCTGCATGGGCATTTTCTACTGAGAGAACAAAG ATCCTAGTAACTGGGTTCTTTCATGAGGAGTGCCAACATCTTTGGAAGTCTAGTCTCTTTTGTGTCTGTGGTGATGCCTGTGTTCCTGCAGAAGCTGTACAGGGTGGGGTGTATCGATGCTTGGTATTACCACATTCTCCTGGATTAGTAAACCTTTTCATGAGTTTTGATGGTCACAAACCGATCAGCCAAGTCTTGAATTTTGAGTATCGTACTTCTTTATTAAGTGACCCAGTAGTTTCCTCAGAAGAGAATTACAAGTGGGAAGAGTTTCAAGTTCAGCTTCGTCTTGCTTCTCTGCTCTTCTCTACATCCAAGAGCCTTAATATTATGTCTAATAAAGTATCACCAAAATCCCTGAAGGAGGCTAAGAAGTTTGCTAACAAAAGCTCTATCATTTTGAATGGTTGGGCAGATTTTAGCAAGTCAATTGAAGACAACAAACCTCTCTTTCCACAAGCCAAAGATGGTCTGTTTGAACTCACTTTGAAAAACAAGGTAAGGGAGTGGCTGCTGGAAAGAGTTGTTGAAGGCTCCAAAACCAAAGAATATGATGCCCAAGGTCAAGGAGTAATACATTTATGTGCTATTCTGGAATATACCTGGGCCGTTTATTTATTTGCATGTTCAGGCTTATCATTGGATTTTCGTGATAAATGTGGATGGACAGCTCTTCATTGGGCAGCATATCATGGAAG AGAGAAAATGGTTGCAGCCCTTTTATCTGCTGGTGCAAAGCCAAATTTGGTCACTGACCCAACCCCTGGAAACCCTGGTGGATGCACTTCTGCTGATCTTGCATCTTCAAAGGGGTATGATGGCTTAGCAGCTTATCTTTCAGAAAAGGCTTTGGTAGAACAGTTCAACGAAATGAGCATAGCTGGGAATGCCAGTGGTTCCCTTGATACTAGCTCAACCGATAATTTAAACACTGAGAACCTCAGTGAGGATCAGCTGTACTTAAAAGATACGTTGGCAGCTTATCAGACAACTGCCGAAGCTGCTGCACGTATACAGGCTGCATTCAGGGAGCGCTCTCTAAAACGACGGACCCAAGAAATTCAGTTTTCCATTTCGGAGGCTGAAGCACACAGTATAGTCGCAGCAATGAAGATTCAACATGCCTTTCGCAAGTATGAGTCACGAAAAAGGATAGCAGCTGCTGCACGTATCCAACATAGGTTCCGCACATGGAAAATCCGGAAAGAATTCCTTAATCTCCGTCGTCAGGCTATCAAAATTCAA GCTGTTTTTCGGGGTTACCAAATGCGGAAGCAGTACCATAAAATTCTTTGGTCAGTCGGTGTGCTTGAGAAAGCAGTTCTGCGCTGGCGTTTGAAGAGAAAAGGTTTTCGTGGTCTCAATGTTGATCCTATTGAAGCAGATCCGTCCCTGAAGCAGGAAGGTGATGCAGAGGAGGATTTCTATCGAACTAGCCGAAAGCAAGCTGAAGATCGTGTTGAGAGATCTGTTATACGGGTTCAGTCTATGTTTCGTTCAAAGAAAGCACAAGAAGAATATAGGAGAATGAAAATGTCCCATAATCAAGCAAGG CTGGAATATGAAGGGCTTCTTCACCCCGATATTTACATGACATAG
- the LOC108994831 gene encoding chitinase-like protein 2 — translation MEAKYCWSVLLTLALILALVNGDDESSSVKPVVKIVKGQKLCQRGWECKRFSQHCCNETISDYFQTYQFENLFAKRNTPVAHAVGFWDYRSFITAAAEYQPSGFGTTGGKLTGMKEVAAFLGHVGSKTSCGYGVATGGPLAWGLCYNKELSPEKDYCNEDFKLTYPCSPGASYHGRGAIPIYWNYNYGETGEALKLDLLNHPEYIEQNATLAFQTAIWRWMTPIKKHQPSAHDVFVGNWKPTKNDTLSKRVTGFGTTMNVLYGDSVCGQGDGDSMNSIISHYLYYLDLMGVGREDAGPHDVLSCAEQAAFNPSSSSSSS, via the exons ATGGAGGCCAAATACTGCTGGTCTGTGCTCTTGACATTGGCGTTGATTTTAGCTCTTGTCAATGGCGATGATGAATCCTCTTCTGTAAAGCCGGTGGTGAAGATAGTGAAGGGCCAAAAGTTGTGTCAGAGAGGGTGGGAGTGCAAACGTTTCTCCCAGCACTGCTGTAACGAGACCATTTCTGACTACTTCCAGACATACCAGTTTGAGAACCTCTTTGCCAAGCGTAACACACCTGTAGCCCACGCAGTCGGCTTCTGGGACTACCGTTCTTTTATCACTGCTGCTGCTGAGTACCAGCCATCAGGCTTTGGCACCACCGGTGGGAAGCTCACCGGCATGAAGGAAGTTGCAGCTTTTCTTGGTCATGTTGGCAGCAAAACCTCCT GCGGATATGGAGTGGCAACCGGGGGACCTTTGGCCTGGGGTTTGTGCTACAACAAGGAACTGAGCCCGGAGAAGGATTACTGTAATGAGGACTTCAAACTCACTTATCCATGCTCTCCTGGAGCTTCATACCATGGCCGTGGTGCCATTCCAATCTATTG GAACTACAACTACGGAGAAACAGGGGAAGCACTGAAGTTGGATCTGTTGAACCATCCAGAATATATAGAACAGAACGCAACCTTGGCATTCCAGACTGCAATTTGGAGGTGGATGACTCCAATCAAGAAGCATCAACCTTCAGCACACGATGTCTTTGTTGGAAACTGGAAACCCACAAAGAATGACACTTTGTCCAAGAGGGTTACTGGTTTCGGCACCACCATGAATGTGCTGTACGGGGATTCTGTTTGCGGTCAGGGTGATGGTGATTCCATGAACAGCATCATCTCCCATTACCTCTACTACCTTGATCTTATGGGTGTAGGCCGAGAAGACGCAGGGCCTCATGATGTACTCAGCTGTGCCGAGCAGGCTGCTTTCAACccatcctcttcctcttcctcttcttga
- the LOC108994781 gene encoding calmodulin-binding transcription activator 6 isoform X1: MMDGKLVGAEIHGFHTLHDLDVQNTIEEARIRWLRPNEIHAILCNYKYFSINAKPLNLPPSGTILLFDRKVLRNFRKDGHNWKKKKDGKTVKEAHEHLKVGNEERIHVYYAHGQDNPTFVRRCYWLLDKSLEHIVLVHYRETQELQGSPATPVNSNSSGVSEPSAPWLSSEEHETGSNHGYNAGKKEILGESIGPGDNLTVQNHELTIHEINTLEWDELLLTNDSNISTAPTGDKFSSFDQSNQIAVNGSLHDGAKFSAEVSSFSNLTELVARNDNIHLSLRDNIHIQTLESQVNTNGDSITMGSTNSSDILVHDGLQGQDSFGRWMNHILADSPGSSENTVLESSISPGHESFVSSVMDHQKSSAPEQIFTITDISPAWAFSTERTKILVTGFFHEECQHLWKSSLFCVCGDACVPAEAVQGGVYRCLVLPHSPGLVNLFMSFDGHKPISQVLNFEYRTSLLSDPVVSSEENYKWEEFQVQLRLASLLFSTSKSLNIMSNKVSPKSLKEAKKFANKSSIILNGWADFSKSIEDNKPLFPQAKDGLFELTLKNKVREWLLERVVEGSKTKEYDAQGQGVIHLCAILEYTWAVYLFACSGLSLDFRDKCGWTALHWAAYHGREKMVAALLSAGAKPNLVTDPTPGNPGGCTSADLASSKGYDGLAAYLSEKALVEQFNEMSIAGNASGSLDTSSTDNLNTENLSEDQLYLKDTLAAYQTTAEAAARIQAAFRERSLKRRTQEIQFSISEAEAHSIVAAMKIQHAFRKYESRKRIAAAARIQHRFRTWKIRKEFLNLRRQAIKIQAVFRGYQMRKQYHKILWSVGVLEKAVLRWRLKRKGFRGLNVDPIEADPSLKQEGDAEEDFYRTSRKQAEDRVERSVIRVQSMFRSKKAQEEYRRMKMSHNQARLEYEGLLHPDIYMT; encoded by the exons ATGATGGACGGGAAGCTTGTGGGCGCCGAGATTCATGGCTTCCATACATTGCATG ATTTAGATGTTCAGAATACTATAGAAGAGGCCAGAATAAGGTGGCTCCGTCCAAATGAAATTCATGCAATCCTCTGTAATTACAAGTATTTCAGCATCAATGCCAAGCCGCTGAATTTGCCCCCAA GTGGCACTATTCTATTGTTTGACCGTAAGGTGCTTAGGAACTTCCGGAAGGATGGTCATaattggaagaagaaaaaggacgGGAAAACTGTCAAAGAAGCCCATGAACACTTAAAA GTTGGTAATGAAGAAAGGATCCATGTATACTATGCGCATGGGCAAGATAACCCAACCTTTGTTCGCAGGTGTTACTGGCTTCTTGACAA GAGCCTAGAACACATAGTCCTTGTTCATTACCGTGAAACTCAGGAA TTGCAAGGATCTCCAGCAACACCTGTCAATTCAAATTCTAGTGGTGTCTCTGAGCCATCTGCACCTTGGCTTTCATCAGAGGAGCATGAGACTGGTTCTAATCATGGATATAATGCTGGCAAGAAAGAAATTTTAGGTG AATCGATAGGGCCTGGTGACAATTTGACTGTCCAGAATCATGAACTGACGATTCATGAGATTAATACTCTCGAGTGGGATGAGCTCCTACTGACAAATGATTCTAACATCTCAACTGCACCTACAGGAG ATAAATTTTCAAGCTTTGATCAATCAAATCAAATTGCAGTAAATGGCTCTTTACATGAT GGAGCAAAGTTTTCAGCTGAAGTTTCTTCTTTCAGTAATTTGACAGAACTGGTTGCTAGGAATGATAACATTCACTTGAGTTTACGGGACAACATTCATATCCAGACACTGGAGAGTCAAGTGAACACAAACGGGGATTCTATTACCATGGGAAGCACTAATTCCTCAGACATTTTGGTCCATGATGGATTGCAAGGACAGGACAGTTTTGGAAGGTGGATGAACCACATCCTGGCTGACTCGCCAGGTTCATCAGAGAACACGGTGCTAGAATCCTCCATTTCTCCAGGTCATGAATCATTTGTCTCTTCTGTGATGGATCATCAGAAATCTTCAGCTCCAGAGCAAATATTTACCATAACAGACATCTCACCTGCATGGGCATTTTCTACTGAGAGAACAAAG ATCCTAGTAACTGGGTTCTTTCATGAGGAGTGCCAACATCTTTGGAAGTCTAGTCTCTTTTGTGTCTGTGGTGATGCCTGTGTTCCTGCAGAAGCTGTACAGGGTGGGGTGTATCGATGCTTGGTATTACCACATTCTCCTGGATTAGTAAACCTTTTCATGAGTTTTGATGGTCACAAACCGATCAGCCAAGTCTTGAATTTTGAGTATCGTACTTCTTTATTAAGTGACCCAGTAGTTTCCTCAGAAGAGAATTACAAGTGGGAAGAGTTTCAAGTTCAGCTTCGTCTTGCTTCTCTGCTCTTCTCTACATCCAAGAGCCTTAATATTATGTCTAATAAAGTATCACCAAAATCCCTGAAGGAGGCTAAGAAGTTTGCTAACAAAAGCTCTATCATTTTGAATGGTTGGGCAGATTTTAGCAAGTCAATTGAAGACAACAAACCTCTCTTTCCACAAGCCAAAGATGGTCTGTTTGAACTCACTTTGAAAAACAAGGTAAGGGAGTGGCTGCTGGAAAGAGTTGTTGAAGGCTCCAAAACCAAAGAATATGATGCCCAAGGTCAAGGAGTAATACATTTATGTGCTATTCTGGAATATACCTGGGCCGTTTATTTATTTGCATGTTCAGGCTTATCATTGGATTTTCGTGATAAATGTGGATGGACAGCTCTTCATTGGGCAGCATATCATGGAAG AGAGAAAATGGTTGCAGCCCTTTTATCTGCTGGTGCAAAGCCAAATTTGGTCACTGACCCAACCCCTGGAAACCCTGGTGGATGCACTTCTGCTGATCTTGCATCTTCAAAGGGGTATGATGGCTTAGCAGCTTATCTTTCAGAAAAGGCTTTGGTAGAACAGTTCAACGAAATGAGCATAGCTGGGAATGCCAGTGGTTCCCTTGATACTAGCTCAACCGATAATTTAAACACTGAGAACCTCAGTGAGGATCAGCTGTACTTAAAAGATACGTTGGCAGCTTATCAGACAACTGCCGAAGCTGCTGCACGTATACAGGCTGCATTCAGGGAGCGCTCTCTAAAACGACGGACCCAAGAAATTCAGTTTTCCATTTCGGAGGCTGAAGCACACAGTATAGTCGCAGCAATGAAGATTCAACATGCCTTTCGCAAGTATGAGTCACGAAAAAGGATAGCAGCTGCTGCACGTATCCAACATAGGTTCCGCACATGGAAAATCCGGAAAGAATTCCTTAATCTCCGTCGTCAGGCTATCAAAATTCAA GCTGTTTTTCGGGGTTACCAAATGCGGAAGCAGTACCATAAAATTCTTTGGTCAGTCGGTGTGCTTGAGAAAGCAGTTCTGCGCTGGCGTTTGAAGAGAAAAGGTTTTCGTGGTCTCAATGTTGATCCTATTGAAGCAGATCCGTCCCTGAAGCAGGAAGGTGATGCAGAGGAGGATTTCTATCGAACTAGCCGAAAGCAAGCTGAAGATCGTGTTGAGAGATCTGTTATACGGGTTCAGTCTATGTTTCGTTCAAAGAAAGCACAAGAAGAATATAGGAGAATGAAAATGTCCCATAATCAAGCAAGG CTGGAATATGAAGGGCTTCTTCACCCCGATATTTACATGACATAG
- the LOC108994781 gene encoding calmodulin-binding transcription activator 6 isoform X3 — translation MMDGKLVGAEIHGFHTLHDLDVQNTIEEARIRWLRPNEIHAILCNYKYFSINAKPLNLPPSGTILLFDRKVLRNFRKDGHNWKKKKDGKTVKEAHEHLKVGNEERIHVYYAHGQDNPTFVRRCYWLLDKSLEHIVLVHYRETQELQGSPATPVNSNSSGVSEPSAPWLSSEEHETGSNHGYNAGKKEILGPGDNLTVQNHELTIHEINTLEWDELLLTNDSNISTAPTGDKFSSFDQSNQIAVNGSLHDGAKFSAEVSSFSNLTELVARNDNIHLSLRDNIHIQTLESQVNTNGDSITMGSTNSSDILVHDGLQGQDSFGRWMNHILADSPGSSENTVLESSISPGHESFVSSVMDHQKSSAPEQIFTITDISPAWAFSTERTKILVTGFFHEECQHLWKSSLFCVCGDACVPAEAVQGGVYRCLVLPHSPGLVNLFMSFDGHKPISQVLNFEYRTSLLSDPVVSSEENYKWEEFQVQLRLASLLFSTSKSLNIMSNKVSPKSLKEAKKFANKSSIILNGWADFSKSIEDNKPLFPQAKDGLFELTLKNKVREWLLERVVEGSKTKEYDAQGQGVIHLCAILEYTWAVYLFACSGLSLDFRDKCGWTALHWAAYHGREKMVAALLSAGAKPNLVTDPTPGNPGGCTSADLASSKGYDGLAAYLSEKALVEQFNEMSIAGNASGSLDTSSTDNLNTENLSEDQLYLKDTLAAYQTTAEAAARIQAAFRERSLKRRTQEIQFSISEAEAHSIVAAMKIQHAFRKYESRKRIAAAARIQHRFRTWKIRKEFLNLRRQAIKIQAVFRGYQMRKQYHKILWSVGVLEKAVLRWRLKRKGFRGLNVDPIEADPSLKQEGDAEEDFYRTSRKQAEDRVERSVIRVQSMFRSKKAQEEYRRMKMSHNQARLEYEGLLHPDIYMT, via the exons ATGATGGACGGGAAGCTTGTGGGCGCCGAGATTCATGGCTTCCATACATTGCATG ATTTAGATGTTCAGAATACTATAGAAGAGGCCAGAATAAGGTGGCTCCGTCCAAATGAAATTCATGCAATCCTCTGTAATTACAAGTATTTCAGCATCAATGCCAAGCCGCTGAATTTGCCCCCAA GTGGCACTATTCTATTGTTTGACCGTAAGGTGCTTAGGAACTTCCGGAAGGATGGTCATaattggaagaagaaaaaggacgGGAAAACTGTCAAAGAAGCCCATGAACACTTAAAA GTTGGTAATGAAGAAAGGATCCATGTATACTATGCGCATGGGCAAGATAACCCAACCTTTGTTCGCAGGTGTTACTGGCTTCTTGACAA GAGCCTAGAACACATAGTCCTTGTTCATTACCGTGAAACTCAGGAA TTGCAAGGATCTCCAGCAACACCTGTCAATTCAAATTCTAGTGGTGTCTCTGAGCCATCTGCACCTTGGCTTTCATCAGAGGAGCATGAGACTGGTTCTAATCATGGATATAATGCTGGCAAGAAAGAAATTTTAG GGCCTGGTGACAATTTGACTGTCCAGAATCATGAACTGACGATTCATGAGATTAATACTCTCGAGTGGGATGAGCTCCTACTGACAAATGATTCTAACATCTCAACTGCACCTACAGGAG ATAAATTTTCAAGCTTTGATCAATCAAATCAAATTGCAGTAAATGGCTCTTTACATGAT GGAGCAAAGTTTTCAGCTGAAGTTTCTTCTTTCAGTAATTTGACAGAACTGGTTGCTAGGAATGATAACATTCACTTGAGTTTACGGGACAACATTCATATCCAGACACTGGAGAGTCAAGTGAACACAAACGGGGATTCTATTACCATGGGAAGCACTAATTCCTCAGACATTTTGGTCCATGATGGATTGCAAGGACAGGACAGTTTTGGAAGGTGGATGAACCACATCCTGGCTGACTCGCCAGGTTCATCAGAGAACACGGTGCTAGAATCCTCCATTTCTCCAGGTCATGAATCATTTGTCTCTTCTGTGATGGATCATCAGAAATCTTCAGCTCCAGAGCAAATATTTACCATAACAGACATCTCACCTGCATGGGCATTTTCTACTGAGAGAACAAAG ATCCTAGTAACTGGGTTCTTTCATGAGGAGTGCCAACATCTTTGGAAGTCTAGTCTCTTTTGTGTCTGTGGTGATGCCTGTGTTCCTGCAGAAGCTGTACAGGGTGGGGTGTATCGATGCTTGGTATTACCACATTCTCCTGGATTAGTAAACCTTTTCATGAGTTTTGATGGTCACAAACCGATCAGCCAAGTCTTGAATTTTGAGTATCGTACTTCTTTATTAAGTGACCCAGTAGTTTCCTCAGAAGAGAATTACAAGTGGGAAGAGTTTCAAGTTCAGCTTCGTCTTGCTTCTCTGCTCTTCTCTACATCCAAGAGCCTTAATATTATGTCTAATAAAGTATCACCAAAATCCCTGAAGGAGGCTAAGAAGTTTGCTAACAAAAGCTCTATCATTTTGAATGGTTGGGCAGATTTTAGCAAGTCAATTGAAGACAACAAACCTCTCTTTCCACAAGCCAAAGATGGTCTGTTTGAACTCACTTTGAAAAACAAGGTAAGGGAGTGGCTGCTGGAAAGAGTTGTTGAAGGCTCCAAAACCAAAGAATATGATGCCCAAGGTCAAGGAGTAATACATTTATGTGCTATTCTGGAATATACCTGGGCCGTTTATTTATTTGCATGTTCAGGCTTATCATTGGATTTTCGTGATAAATGTGGATGGACAGCTCTTCATTGGGCAGCATATCATGGAAG AGAGAAAATGGTTGCAGCCCTTTTATCTGCTGGTGCAAAGCCAAATTTGGTCACTGACCCAACCCCTGGAAACCCTGGTGGATGCACTTCTGCTGATCTTGCATCTTCAAAGGGGTATGATGGCTTAGCAGCTTATCTTTCAGAAAAGGCTTTGGTAGAACAGTTCAACGAAATGAGCATAGCTGGGAATGCCAGTGGTTCCCTTGATACTAGCTCAACCGATAATTTAAACACTGAGAACCTCAGTGAGGATCAGCTGTACTTAAAAGATACGTTGGCAGCTTATCAGACAACTGCCGAAGCTGCTGCACGTATACAGGCTGCATTCAGGGAGCGCTCTCTAAAACGACGGACCCAAGAAATTCAGTTTTCCATTTCGGAGGCTGAAGCACACAGTATAGTCGCAGCAATGAAGATTCAACATGCCTTTCGCAAGTATGAGTCACGAAAAAGGATAGCAGCTGCTGCACGTATCCAACATAGGTTCCGCACATGGAAAATCCGGAAAGAATTCCTTAATCTCCGTCGTCAGGCTATCAAAATTCAA GCTGTTTTTCGGGGTTACCAAATGCGGAAGCAGTACCATAAAATTCTTTGGTCAGTCGGTGTGCTTGAGAAAGCAGTTCTGCGCTGGCGTTTGAAGAGAAAAGGTTTTCGTGGTCTCAATGTTGATCCTATTGAAGCAGATCCGTCCCTGAAGCAGGAAGGTGATGCAGAGGAGGATTTCTATCGAACTAGCCGAAAGCAAGCTGAAGATCGTGTTGAGAGATCTGTTATACGGGTTCAGTCTATGTTTCGTTCAAAGAAAGCACAAGAAGAATATAGGAGAATGAAAATGTCCCATAATCAAGCAAGG CTGGAATATGAAGGGCTTCTTCACCCCGATATTTACATGACATAG